TCAATGAAATCAACTTGAACCCTCATGTTTTACCAAACACGTCTCTGGGACTTGAGATATATAATCTCCCAGATGCTGAAAGGAACATTCTGAAGAGTGTATTCTATTGGCTCACAGATTTGAGCACATTTATCCCTaattacaattgtagaaaaaagtgGAAATCGGCTGTTACACTTACTGGAATATcatggaaatcatctgaaatcattGGGACATTGTTGGGTCTTTACAAATTTCctcaggtgtgtgcacatgatgtgagtggtgggaagccagttttcttttctcagaattagctgtttgcaaaatgaaaaggagagattttGATTAACTGGCATTAAAgagcaaatacaaagacaaatacggacaCAGTCTGttattttttactttgatgtAGAGTAAGGAGGGTGAACAGTACAGAAGTGAATTTAAAACCTTAAtacttttcaataatttttctggaaacactcaggagATGAGATGTGACATTAAGAACTATTGAGCAGAGTATCAACTTTATAACTTAAATCGGGTTTTTAAGACTAAGACTATTTGCATGGCATTTATTGTTCTACCTTTTAAAATACTGTATTCCTTTCAGCTTACTATTGGGCCTTTTGATCAAGCAAAGATTGACACAAATCAGTTTACATCTCTGTACCAGGTAGCCCCCAAAGACACAGCTCTGTTCTGTGGTATTGCCTCTTTGATGCTTCATTTCAGCTGGACCTGGGTGGGACTGCTCATCACAGATGACCACAAAGGTTCTCAGTTTGCATCAGATTTTAGAATggagatggaaaagaacaaagcctGCATAGCTTTTGTGGAAACAGTATTGCTTGTGGGAGAATCAGCATTTCGTTCGCTAACATATGTTCAGATGCGTACACTAGAGTCATCAGCAGATGTGATTGTATTTTATGGACCCATTAATTTCCTATTAACTATAATAGTAAATACCTATAGAAAGTACACAATGAATAAAATCTGGGTTATGAATAAAAAATGGATTAGCCCAAGTTTTCATCCATATACAGTGTTACATTTATTCCATGGGGCTTTCACTTTTTCACCCCATCATGGGGAGATTGTTGGTTTCACAAAATTTATGCAGGAAGCCAATCCTGTTAAGTACCCAGAAGATACTTTTCTTCTTATCTTGTGGATGAATTTTTTCAATTGCTCAAGATTGCCTTCTGCACCTAAAATCATTGAAAACTGCCTGCCCAATGCCTCTTTGGGATTGTTGCCAAGGAGTCTTTTTGAAATGGTCATGACTGaagagagttacaatgtgtacaaTGCTGTGTATGCAGTGGCCCACAGTCTCCATGAGAAGAATCTGAATCAAATACAAGTTCAACCACTGGCAAATATTGATAGGACTCTGTTATCCCCCTGGCAGGTAATgtgcctttctttgtattttaaattcaccAACATGACACAGATGCTTTAAAAGCTCTCAAACTAGTAATgctatattatttttccattcaataacCTATAAGACATAGTGCATATTTCAGTGCTTAGATATCAATATAGTtcaatgtctatgtatatgatgagtggcctgtagaagattctgttcaacagactaattcttctttttgtagaaatagcagagatagctgggcatggtggcacatgcctctaatcccagcacttgggaggcagaaataggcagatttctgagttcgaggacagcctggtctacagagtgagttccaggacagctaggactacacagagaaaccctgtcttgaaaaagaaccaaaaacacctaagcaaacaaaaaaagaaatagcagagaTATTTGTCTTGCTAATGTCTCAGTAGAAAAACCAAGATTTTCATTAATGTGCTGATCCCTGAAGAATCTTCATGTCGTAGAGTTGGGAATACCCAGGGGATGCTCCACCATCTCAGAGAAGTTGATGGGGGTTGGGTGGTGAGATGGATTAGTCTAAAAAAAGGAACTACAATCAGGATGGAActgaataattacattgaaaagcatacaaaaactataaaaaaggaaatgtagatcCAAATTCTAGAGTAGACTTAGAAAGTAGAATGGAAATTGCCAAGAAAAGGTGATTAGAGGGTAAAGACAATGAAAATGTTGTTTAGTGGATACCCCACTttagataaataagaataatttgttGTTTCACAGCATGACATACAGTTAGTTGTGATGGGTAGTCATAGTTGTcaatgtgactgcatctgcaatCCAAATCCAAGTTCCAAGCTGCTGGGTCTCCTGGAGTTACCCTGGTTAAGCTGTCTTGAGAAGCATGTGTCAGGTGACTTTGGGCAATGAGGTCATTGGATCTAGGGAAATTTTGTGTGACTTTTTATTCATAGGCACAATGAGCACTCTTTAAGTCAGTGAAGCATACAGGAAAACTGTGTACCTCTGGGTTTCAGAGAAGTCAACATACATGTAAATCATGGCTACATACATGTAAATCATGGCTACCAATTCATGTTAGGCTatgctttctagtttgaaaacTGCCATTGTATTCTATGTTGctaagtttataaaacatttgattgtttgaatgcatgttctcattcttgccaataaaccagaacaaaaagaaaaaagaaaaaagaaaaaaaatccaggttttcaagttcattttacacaaaatatatacaaaactcCTGTATGCCATTAGAATAAGTATGTACTCTAAATCAGCCCACTCCTGATTATCCACCAAACTCAAATACCCTCATCTTAAACATTGAGGCTGTGAAAATGTCAGGGAATATAAGGATATACCTAGTTTTTCAAAGATGTTGAGATCCGTTCACTCCATAGTCGTTGAACATTTGGTAGTACTTGGAATAGTAATAAGATAGTTTCTTTAAACCATAGCAAAGTAATAGGGTCTTTTGTAGCATTTTATAGATTcttggaattatattttattctattagataATAGTGATAGAAATGAAGTAGTTTCAATTTTTTGAAAAGGGATAAAAAGTTGTGACTTGTTTGTTGTATTATCTTTGATCATTTGCTTCTTCTTGGCCTGGCATATTCTATGCAAACTGACATTTTagacaaaaattatatttattttctcctaagctttcttttgttgtgttcaatcccatagataattaattaaaacagtgttAACATCATACATTATTGTCAGGAAATAACTCcttattcatatttaaattataaatccataacttcaacttcatcataagatttctcatatcttttagcttcacccttttctgaagaatattCAATTCAAAAACTCTGTTGGTGACCCTGTGGTTCTGGACTGGAAAAGGATGGCTGATCCAGAGTATGATATTAACAACGTTTGGAACTTTCCATCAGGTCTTTcactattggtgaaagtgggtaCATTTGTTCCTAGTGCTTCCAAGGGGGAACAACTGATGATATCTGAATACATGATTAACTGGCCCATAGGATTTACAGAGGTGTGATTCTAAGTAAATCTTATATGCTTCTTGACGTAGTAaatcttggttgttaataattaccCCATCAATACactcataactattattattaagagttttactgatcgctcattcttgtggaagtgttttaaatatttttaaattatctaatcaTTTTGACCTTTAAAGAAAGGTTATCAATTACTACTTTCTGACATCATTGTAACAAAAGAGATATCAGGCTGTTTACATTAACTTCTAGCGTCCAAGGTAAAGTTTTTTCAAAATAACGTAAATTGAACTTCCCTGAGAAGAGGAATCTTAGTATAGATAGTATTTCTGAACTTGTTTCATCAAGGAAAACCTGTCAAGTATTATCATAAAACATGGTAGTATGAGGGACCATtaatatgggagatatttccctaatttattaaaaaatgggattagaaagaaattattgaaaaaacacccttaccaataataaccacaaataatgtaaactattttggtgtaactctaactaaggaaatcaaagacatgtatgaaaacatattcaagtccttgaagaaataaattgaagaagatgtgaGAAGATGGAAACCTCTTTCATCCTCATGGATGAATTTGATTAACCTAGTGAACATTGGAAATTTAGAGTGATACCTAAATTTTGCAAATTTaataaaggaatctacagatacagtgtaattcctatgaaaattctcacacaattatttacagaccttcaaagagcaattctcaacttcatatggaaaaacaaaaaccaaggatagctaaaatgaacctgaacaataaaagaacttctggagaaatcaccacCCTTGCTCTCAAAATGTAATACTGAGCAATGGTATAAAACCTTTATGATTTCctataaaatgaaagtagttgATCGGTGGAATGAAATCAGTTCTCTGTAGTACATtacggacacttgatttttgacagaaGCCGAATCttacaatgaaaaataaagaaagcatcttcaacaaatgatgtctcTCCTACTGAATATATGCCTGTACAAGGCAAAGAGACCAatatttatcactctgaagaCACCCAAGACCAAGTGCATCAAAAACCTTAGCAAAGTACCAAGATACACaaagtctaatagaagagaaagagggaaatagctttgaacccattggcagagaagacaatttcctggacGGATCATGAAACCATTGAGGCCCAGAATAGTTTAGgaactgcacaggaagaccaagagtctaGTAACCTCAA
The sequence above is drawn from the Apodemus sylvaticus chromosome 20, mApoSyl1.1, whole genome shotgun sequence genome and encodes:
- the LOC127670819 gene encoding vomeronasal type-2 receptor 116-like, with product MLFAINEINLNPHVLPNTSLGLEIYNLPDAERNILKSVFYWLTDLSTFIPNYNCRKKWKSAVTLTGISWKSSEIIGTLLGLYKFPQLTIGPFDQAKIDTNQFTSLYQVAPKDTALFCGIASLMLHFSWTWVGLLITDDHKGSQFASDFRMEMEKNKACIAFVETVLLVGESAFRSLTYVQMRTLESSADVIVFYGPINFLLTIIVNTYRKYTMNKIWVMNKKWISPSFHPYTVLHLFHGAFTFSPHHGEIVGFTKFMQEANPVKYPEDTFLLILWMNFFNCSRLPSAPKIIENCLPNASLGLLPRSLFEMVMTEESYNVYNAVYAVAHSLHEKNLNQIQVQPLANIDRTLLSPWQLHPFLKNIQFKNSVGDPVVLDWKRMADPEYDINNVWNFPSGLSLLVKVGTFVPSASKGEQLMISEYMINWPIGFTETPRSVCSESCSPGFRKVVLEGRPSCCFDCSPCPDNEISNETGMDQCVHCPETHYTNAEKTHCLEKTVTFLAYDDPLGKGLTFVSFGFSTLTALVIGVFVNHRDTPVVKANNRSLSYILLITLTLCFLCPLLFLGLPHTATCILQQNVFGLLFTVTLSTVLAKTITVVMAFKITAPGRKIRWLQISQVPKCVIPACTLIQVLLSGIWLGTSPPFIDMDAHSEQGHIIILCNKGSAVAFHCALAYLGVMALGSYLMAFLSRNLPDTFNESKSMAFSMLVFCSVWVTFLPVYHSTTGKVRVAMEMFSILTSSASILIVIFVPKCYIVLFRPELNTLPHTRDERH